In a genomic window of Micromonospora cremea:
- a CDS encoding four-helix bundle copper-binding protein → MREVGFEMAPQGMTKAVMDRAITDALECLRICEETLSYCLHQGGRHVEAEHIKLMVDCAAICRTAAAFMARGSRFNAEISRICAQICQACAVDCAQFSGDEQMMRCAEQCRRCADSCTQMAAVAV, encoded by the coding sequence GTGAGGGAGGTCGGTTTCGAGATGGCGCCGCAAGGCATGACCAAGGCCGTGATGGACCGGGCGATCACCGACGCGTTGGAATGTTTGCGGATCTGTGAAGAGACGTTGTCCTACTGCCTGCATCAAGGTGGCCGGCACGTCGAGGCCGAGCACATCAAGCTGATGGTGGACTGCGCGGCGATATGCCGGACGGCGGCGGCGTTCATGGCGCGCGGGTCGCGGTTCAACGCGGAGATATCGCGTATCTGTGCTCAGATCTGCCAGGCGTGCGCGGTCGACTGCGCGCAGTTCAGCGGAGACGAACAGATGATGCGCTGCGCCGAGCAGTGCCGTCGGTGCGCGGACTCGTGCACCCAGATGGCCGCCGTTGCCGTCTGA